The stretch of DNA GCCCTCTCCTCGTCTCGTTTCTTCGGCTCCATCCTCTCCTTCTGACGACGCTCTTCCTCCAAGCCTCTTCGAAACGATTCTTCGAACCGCCGTTGCCGCCTAAGACAATCTTGGTATTGGTCCTTTTTGACATCTTCTGGCACTTCAAGATCTATCCACGTGAAGTACTTGCATAGAGGAGGCGGTGACTGCATACAAAAATTTTGTTAGTGTTGACACACATTTGATAGTAACATTTTACTTCTTGAGCTTACCGGTGGTTGGTCATAGGCGTTAGTTGGAAGTGCATGATCATAAGCATAGTTCGGGCATACAAAATATCTCCGCCCTTCCGTCCATGATTTATTTCGGTCGGTGGATACCTTCACCTTGCAAACATCTCCACACCAACATGGCGGGATGTTGGCATCTTTCTCCTTCACCTTGTCTAAAGATGCGTCCTCCCACTTGTTCGGCATGTCTTCTTGGTTAGCACACGGTGGCCTCACCATGGAACCGGATGAAGCCATGCCTACAAAACCGATAATTCTTGGTTAACCCTAACCCCCACTTAACAATAACACAATCCTAaccatagcataaccctaacacCAACATCAAACACACATACCCCTAACCCTAGCATACCATGAAAGCCTAACCAACCCAAATTAGCAAAGAAACTTAACATCATTCAACAAATATTTGCAAATCCAAGCCAAAACTAGGGTTTCCCCAAAGTAGCAAGATTTGAGCAAATGTGACAATTCCTATGGATGAAAACGAGGGGAACGGAGGAGATTACCTTAAGGGAGGGTTTGGCTTCGAAATCCACGGTCAAATACTCCGGATCTGAGGAGGATTTGAGAAGGGGAGAGAGGAGGGCAGAGGGGAGGCACTGAGCTTcgggtttggggggggggggggggggggggggggggggggggggggagggggtgagTGCAGCAAATAGATGTCCAGCCGTGCAGCGCCTAAGGGAGAGGCGCCACACACCATAGTGCAGCGCCTACTCTTTAGGCGCTGCACTTCTGGACATCCCAGTCCAGAGAGCAACAAAAGATTCCAGTATGTTTTTTGCCCAAAAAAATGCTTAGTGAGTGTACAACGCCCAAGGGATAGGCGCTGCTCTGTACTGTGCAGCGCCCAGGCGTGAGGTGCTGCACATTACAGTGCAGCGCCCCTCCCTTAGGCGTTGCAGACTGACTTAGCAAATTTTTGGGTGCAAAATCTCCTGGAACGCTTCTGTTGCTCTCTGGACTGGGATGTCCAGAAGTGCAGCGCCTAAGGGAGAGGCGCTGCACTATGGTGTGTGGCGCCTCTCCCTTAGGCGCTGCACGGCTGGACATCCCAGTCCAGAGAGCAACAGAAGCGTTCCAGAAGCTTTTGCACCCGAAAATTTGCTAAGTCAGTCTGCAGCGCCTAAGGAAGGGGCGCTGCACTATAATGTGCAGCGCCTCGGCCTTAGGCGCTGCACTATCTGCTGTTTTCATATACAAAGTGATTTTTATGTTTTGTGATTCACATAGATGGCACATAATCATATCCAAATCACATGTAGTAGTCCAAATCACATACTCATACACACATAGCAATAGAGTTGTCCAATCACATAGTCATACACAAACATTTAGCCAGAAAGACATAGTCATTTACGTCTCATATCACATAGTAGCACACATTTTGGTTCATAGAAAAGGTCATGGTCCTtgtcccttcttcttcctctcttcttcttcttcttcttcttcttcttcttcttcttctccctcctccgACCACCAAGGGAGCTCACCTTTCGCCTCCGTGTCCTCCACCCCCTTCATTGTTTCCATACCTATGAAAATGTCAATATAATAGTTAGTCACACAATGCAAAATGACAACACAAGCATTGAGCCAAAAGAACAAGATCATAGTAAGTCACATACGGCAATGGTCCATTGAGCCAAGTGAACATTCCTCCACCACGGCCGCCGCCAAGGCCAAGATCACCACCACTGCCTCTACCACCACCATGGCCTAGACCACCACCACGGCCTCTACCGCCACCATGGCCTCTACCGCCACCACGGCCTAGACCACCACCACGGCCTCTGCCACCACCACGGCCAAGACCATCACCACGACCTTGGCCTTCACCACGGCCAAGACCATCACCACGGCCTAGGCCTTCACCACGGCCTCTACCACCACCACCACGGCCTAGACCATCACCACGGCCTAGGCCTTCACCACGTCCAAGACCATCCCCACGGCCTAGGCCATCACCACGGCCTCTACCACCACAACGGCCTCTACCACCACCACGACCTCTTTGTTGCCTAGTGCCTCGCTGGCTTGTTTGACTTGGTTGGCTACTCCTTGGTTGACTTGGTTGGCTATCATTTGCTTGGCTTGTGCTTGCATCATTTTTCTTTGATCTTTTTCTTGATTTGGGACAAGTTCTTGTGTTGTGTCCCCCATGACTGCAGTCCCCACAACGGGATTGCTCACGAGGCTCTTGGAATTGGCCGGTGCCGTATTCTCCACCGCCACCACGGCCCCATCCGTCCATGTCACCTCTAAGACGCTTTGTCTTACGTCTTCCCCGTCTAACGACCTTCAATTCCGGGTCCGGCCATAGTTGAACTCCATGATACTCCGGCCATTGTGATTGGTCCAAGTATGGCTGAAACCGGGGAGCCCATGTATTCTTTACCATCATGATTGAGAACTCGGACTCCCTCACGGTAAGAGGGTGATTGACATCCACATTCCTAACACGGGCTGCATTTAACAAGTGCGAGCATGGGAGATGAAGCAACGATGGCCTCATGCAGCTGCAATCACACTGTGTTAGGGAGACCTTGAAAGCACGGCCTCCGTGTTGGTAGCCATCATTTGTGGTTCCTCCAGGCTCTTTCACCTCATACTTCCACTCGTTGTCGTCATATAGTACAGCTTCTTGGGAGTTTGCCTTTCGTGATTGAAAGTCCAACCATTCTTCAACCTTTGGCGGGAAATAGTACTTGTGCTTATCCTTGTTCTCACCAGCAATCTGCTTATCCGTCTCCATTGAATACTTCAAAAAGTATCCATTCATCTTGTCAAATGTGTATTGAACTATTGCCGTCACGGGTAATGCACGTACACCCTTGAGCACCTTATTGAAGCATTCTGCCATATTGCTTGTCATTTGACCGTACCTCCGGCCATCTTCATCGAAAGCACGTGCCCACATATTCCTTTCGACAATGTTCTTACTGAGAAATTCATGACCACCGGGGTCAAGTTTCTTGTGTCTGAGCAATGCATTGAACAATGTGGCAAACCGCTTGTTGGTGAAAGCGAGACAACAATCTTGAAGATCATCGGCCAACTCCTTGATACCACATGCCCTATAGAAGTTTGCACAAAAGTGCCTAATGCACCATCGATGGTGCAACTTTCTATGTCTGAGAATGTCAACCACCACCGCATTGAGAATTCCTAGATGGTGATCCGATATGACACAAATTTCCCTTTCAGCCGGTAATACCCTTGTTCTCAATTGACGCAAGAACCACTCCCAGTTATCATTGTTCTCCACCTCAACCAAAGCAAAAGCCAAAGGCAACACCCGGTTATTGGCATCACTTGCTATTGCAACCAATAAAGTGCCCTTGCATTGTCCGGTCAAGAACGTGCCATCAATGGCGATGACGGGCCGACAATGCTCAAAAGCCCTCATGCATTGCTCAAAGGCCCAAAATGCACGGCCAAATACTCGGACGATCCTCCCGTTGTGAATCAATGTTTGGTGCCCATGAGGCTCAACCACGTGAACCATGCTTGGGTTTGTAGTGGCCATAGCTAACAACAACCTAGGGAGTCGGTTGTATGCTTCCTCCCAATTGCCATACAACATCTTGAATGCGGCTTGCTTTGCCTTCCATGCCTTGCCGTACTTCACCTTGTAATGAAAGATGGCTTTCACAAAGTCAATGACACTCTTGATGCTCATTGTTGGAAGTGTGGATATTTGGTTGGAAAGCCTATAAGCGATGAACTCGGGCGTGAGTTGTCTGTGTTGTTGGTGCACAAGCTTGCCATCCACATTCTTGTGCCGGCACATGTGATTTGGTAGACAACTCACTATGCGCCAAGTGGGACCTCCTTTCCATGGCCTTGCACGCACAATCCATGGACAACTTGGCACTTCACATTTGACCGTGTAACGCACATTGACATCCGAGTTGGCCACTTTATGTGGACGATAATGCGTAGCCGAGTAGTTGTCGAGCCACATCTTCAATTCCAAGAAGGATTGAAACTCACAACCGGGATATATCCCGTTCTTGCCGTCTTCCAAATCACGGTGAGAACTTGGCCTAGCTCCAAGAGATATGCATTTGCCACCATCCACAACGGCTTCATTCGCGAGACTAAGATCCTTGAACAATGGTGTCTTGTGATCCCGCCCGAATACCTTCTTGAATGCTTGGGCCTCCTTCGGTGTGAACCCCTCCTCATCAACTTCTTCATCGGGACCATCGTCATCCGAGTCCGATGCATATGCACGGGAAAAAGGGATGGATTGGTCCATTGTCTTTTGCACATGATATTGGTCGAGATCACCCACATTGTTGTCATGGAGATCAACTTCGTTGTCACCTCCTCGTACTCATCATTCTCCTCTTCAAAACCTTCATTTTGGTTGTTTGGAGTCGGGCTCAATGTTGGCCAATCTTGTTGCGTGAAATGAGGTTCACTCATTTGATCTTGGTTCATGGGTGGTGGAGTGCTAGCAACCAACGGGGAGGGGTTCTGGTTCAAGTCCAAATTCAAAGTAGACTCAACCTTCTTGGAGGCAAATAACTCAAGAGCCTTGTCTAGAGATTCGGCAGCCGTCTCCTTGTATGCAACCCAACGTTGCTCGGAGTTCACACGCATTGTCTTCCGACGGATGTGCATTCCAAAACCAACATTATGCCTTCCCACGAACTCAACACGTCACTTGGGTCCATCCAATTCAAATCCTTCCTCACTTGGTCCAAGAGCTCCGCATAGCTTGGACTACTCTCAAACACCATGTCAAGCTCATCCGGGTCCGGCTCAACATTGCCTTTCAAAAAGGCCTCTTTATCCACATGATGAACATAAACACATGTTCTCCCCATCCCTACAATAATAAAAAACACACATATACCAAGTAAGTACTTAACAAAAAATATTTGCACAAAATACATATGCCATAACATATATATGAATTAATAACCCTAACCCCCACTTAACAATAACCACAACCCTAaccatagcataaccctaacacCAACATCAAACACACATAACTCTAACCCTAGCATATTATGAAAGCCTAACCAACCCAAATTAGCAAAGAAACATAACATGATTCAATACAAATTTGCAAATCCAAGCCAAAACTAGGGTTTCCCCAAAGTAGCAATATTTGAGCAAATGTGGCAATTCCTATGGATGAAAACAAGGGGATCGAAGGAGATTACCTTAAGGGAGGGGTTGGCTTCGAAATCCACGGTCAAATACTTCGGATTTGCAAGATTTGAGAAGGGAAGAGAGGAGGGGCGCAAGGCTAAGGGTTTGTGTGGGGTGGGGTGTGTGGGGTGGGGGTGGGATGGGGGAGAGGGTGGGGCCAGCCTAAGTGGAACACAGACTGTGCAGCGCCCAAGAGCTAGGCGCTGCACATTACAAGTGTGGCGCCTAAGTCTGAGGCGCTGCAGTGCTGTCTGTGGGGCCGCAATTGGACCAGGGCTGCCACGCTGGCACGAGGTGCGACGCCCAAGAGAAAGGCGTTGCATAGTAGTGTGTGGCGCCCAGCTGTCGGGCGCCACACAAAAGGGTCAGTAGAGTGAAATTTTTTTAAAACAAGATCAGTTTGTGATTTGACTTGGACCTCAGATCAAATATGTGATTTCTGCCGTACGTGTAGCTAGGCCGACCTTTTCCCGTTGCAGGCCAGACCAGCACGAGTCCTTGTAGTTGTAGGAGTAGCTTGTACTCATCGCCACGAAACTTCATTTGGCCGCCGTGCTTTCCACCTGCAGTAGTTACTACTGGTGCACGTGCAAGGCGTTCTCGTGAGCAGTAGGTTTACGTGGCTTCTTTTCTTCCGGCGCACTCGCTCGTCCAGAGTCCGGAGTCCAGACATAAACTCGCCCACCCCTCACGCCACGCACCAAGGAGAGGCAAGCAAGCTGTAACGGCTGCCCGGCGAAGGTGAGTGGTGACCATGGACGCGGCGAGCGGCACGGCCAAGCGCAAGCGCTCGTCCGCTGAAGCCCCGGCCCCCGTCGGCGTCGACGACGTGTCCGACACCGAGGTCGAGGAGTTCTACGCCATACTCCGCCGCATGCGGGACGCCTCCCGCCGGCTCGCCTCGGGCGGGGTCGCCGCCGCCAGGGCCCGCGCCCCGGCTCCGGCCCCGCGCGCGCCGGCCTGGTGCCCCAGCTTCTCCTGGGAGGACTTCGCGCCGCCCGCCCCGACACCGCCGCCTGCCCCGCAGCAGCAACTGCCCGCAGACGAGCGCGTCGCCGAGAACGCCACGCCGCCGCGGCGGCCCGTCCCCCGCGGCCTCGACctcaacgccgagccggagccgGAGGTCACCCCCTCGTAGAGGCGCGAGGACGACGAGCCCTGGGACGGACGGACAGACGTGGGCGAGCTGGCCGGCGACGATACTCTCCTCTCCTCTGTACCACCCACCGCCCGGCCGGCCGGTGCTTTTTTAGCAAACTGATCATCTTCATC from Triticum urartu cultivar G1812 chromosome 3, Tu2.1, whole genome shotgun sequence encodes:
- the LOC125547706 gene encoding protein NEGATIVE REGULATOR OF RESISTANCE-like; amino-acid sequence: MDAASGTAKRKRSSAEAPAPVGVDDVSDTEVEEFYAILRRMRDASRRLASGGVAAARARAPAPAPRAPAWCPSFSWEDFAPPAPTPPPAPQQQLPADERVAENATPPRRPVPRGLDLNAEPEPEVTPS